The sequence AACTGTCTCAGAGCACAAAGATCGATCGATAATAACGATACCAGCACAGGACTACatgtttatatttaagaaaCCTGACAAATAAATAACTAGTGATCATATAGCTCTCCTTGAATTTCTCAGGAACCTTGTTGATTAATTCTCTCCTTGAAGGACTGCAGTACCTAAAATTTGAGCCATGGACAGCAAATATTAGCCTCATGAAACTGAAAACTGGACGCACATAAGGGCTTGTATCAAGAAAATGCAATTTCTTACACAAAAATGCGATCGATATTGATGATTAATACGAAGACTTGTTGCTGCCTGATTCTCTTGGTGCATTGCATCTGTAACACTCAGTCCTGCTAGCGAAGTTGTGCTCGTTGCAACCTGACCTgagaaattcatttaaaaaacatgaaataatatcaaattaaatatatttgatcagATTTTAAAAAGTTCAAATAAATATGCATGTAGgggcaatgaaaaaaataataataatccaccTGGTGCAAATCCAGTCTCCGGATTTCCAATTAGAGCGGCTAGAGGCGCTGCCTCCACCGAAGCCATAACCTCTCATCCATGAAATGTCAGCATCAAGCCCGCCACCGGAGGATTCATCCTTGGACATACCACACTTGAAGCAGCTTGAACGACTAGCAAAGTTGTGAGCTCCACAGTTGCCAACCGAGCAATACCAGTCACCAGGCCTAACATCAGGCCCCGTAAATCCGAACGAGCCCCCCGATCTTCCACCAAAACTTCCATAATGATCTCTCTCTCCGGGCCTTGGGTCCCCACAACGCTGGCACGAGTCCCTCCTCTGGAAGTTCAAGTGTTGGCATGACCTGCAATTCCAATCTCCTGGTCTGCTCATCTTCCCTTCTAGCTAGCTAGATGTTCAAATTTGCCAGTCGTCAGTGCATTAAGATGCTAACAATTTTTATAACCAGCATTGTTCTAGTAGAAATTCTACACTACAAATGATCACGAAGATTGGATTAGAATAGCATACTATACATGGTTTAATGcttcattaatttattattagtactCTAAGAACATCAAAGTATGAAGATGGTTTAAACAGTGGAGCTTGAATATCTGAACACTAGAAGAGAAAGTACTGTAACCAACATGATAAGTTGTTAGgtctaaaagaaaagagagaacaagGGCCTTACCTTGAGAGGGCAGAAAGTTGAAAGAGAGGAGAATCTGTAGGCACAGAAATGAAGTGGGAAACCTAGTGGTTGAAAGAGCAATAGATTGTTTAAGGAACTTGTGATTTACGTATTGGGGCTAAGGCtgtttttatacttgttttagACCTCGATAATGGGGTAAGCTTGAGGTAGGCAGGAGGGttaggctttctttttcatattcttcACTTTGCTTCCTTGAACAATGGAATCACTAGAAAATATGATAAATGGAACACTCAAGTTGAGACCAAATAATTATTACATGGACATACATATTTATCATGATTAATTCAATCACATGATGATATTCACCTCTTCTAGAACCAAATAAACTAACATCCACGAACGCTAATTAATCCCTTCTCAACAGCGCCTATTGCTAGCTAGGGCATGATCATAGCCAATCATCAAGTCTCTCACTGTGTGTATAGGCgtataaagtataaacatgtATATATCCACTTAAATATGCAGTTGTAAAATTGCATCAGAACTCCATTGATGTAATTTCTTGTCCCATTTATTTGTTACTCTCTCGGAAGTCATGTTCCGATCATTGCTGTAGCATATAGCATGCATGATGGTTGATAGATATATAATATTTGCTTCAAGTTAGCCTGCATGTATATACCTATGATCACCATGCGTATATATCAGAATATAGATCGATTGGAATTGAAGATTTTGTGGAGTTTATGAGGCTCTCTAGAACTGCATCTGCCCTGTGTCCCCACATAAAGTATGCATTGTAACCTGTCGCCACAACAAAGCCAAATCAACATCTTTTTATCCCTGTAAACAATGAACCAAAGGAGATTGAAACCTTTTGACTATGGCAATTTAGGGCCCTCGGTGATATTTTGTCTTGCGATTAGAACGAAGGGATTCATGCGAGTAGGGGGGTCATGGAATGGCCGGAGTTTGTGAGTCAGGATTGGATAAGGAGGAGCAAAAATTCACCATTTGTTACTAACAAAGTGGATATTCtacgtattaaaaaaaaaaaaaacagagagaaaaaaggaaaaggaaaaccaGGAGAAGACCCCACTTCAATAACAATCTAAGAGGTCATGTCTCCTTTCAATAATATACTTTGAGAACCCACCTGCATGCCAGCAGTCACTATATAGGAAAAATGGTGCttacttttcaattttgaatattccttttattttgtactTCCTGGGACTTGATTGTGAAAATAAGTCAAAAGGATTCAAATGCAAAACCCCaattcttttctttacttaCAATCTTTGAATTGTGGCTACATATGAAAGCTTTGATTAACTTTTACAAGAGTACTTGTAATACgaaattacattaatttaatcactaaaaaagattgaaatttgatttcTATATATAGTCTATAACTGGTATATGATCAAATTCTACATCTAAATATAAGGatggctattttttttatttttttataccatgGACACACTAGCTCGAAACGTGATCCATGATCAGTTGATGGCTACTCTCAAGAACTAAGTCACAAAGAAGAGTCTATCAACTCGAGGTTCCTAGTGATTAAACACTTACATATGGGTTAAGAAATACAGGCCgtaaaatttgaaactagagATATCATCTCCTTTTAATTAACTGTTTATCACTTAATTATTGTCAGCTAAGCTGCTAGCTCActtgcaaatatattaattgattatcttgaccatttaaaaataatatttaatacatATACCATGAacaaaagattattaaaaataataattagtagaatttgaattttattgtatttcaaaaaagtatatatatatataaaagatggctaaaatgataattaagaaataataatttatcaagtatacatttaacatatatataaaaagcctTGGCATTTTACTGTAGCAATGAATAGTAGAATATcaaagtcttttttattttggtactcaaaattttgaaggattttttttttcaaacttagatttttttttaatttaattcttcaacattgagtttattgagTATTAATGGACttataatttatcttgattttctttctaagaaatTATCCTAGTCTCATAACTCAAATTGCGAGTTTTATGGATTAATTGTGTTGACCGaagttattttttgtgattttttaatttttttttctgtaacttcattatttaatattgagttaatcaagaattaagtttcataattattttttatttactttctataaagttatcacgATTTCATTACCCGGGTTGCAAGTTTTGCGTATTAATcaggttgactcaagttttttttttttgtcctttttttaattgactcaGGTTATCTAAGTTGacttatgggtttttttttttaatctttttttctatgtagttaTCACGGTCTTATTACCTAGATTGCGAGTTTTTATGGGTTAGctaagttaactcaagttttttttatccttttttaactgaattttttttttaaatttcattcatCATCATTGTGTTAATTGAGAatctatataatatttttttttattttttttcaatgaagttATCATGGTCTCCTGACTAGGTTTTACAAGTTAATCCAAGTTGACTTGAGTAAttgttttctatagggttatcatgattttatgacTCAGGTCTCGGGTTAGACttgttaacttgagttttttgttttttttaattatttttttttaatttcatccttaaatattaagttgattgggatctggatttcataatttatctcGATTTAAGTTCCATAAGGTTATCACGATCTTCTGACCCGGATCATGATTTTAGTCAATTGACTcgtggaatttttttatgtctttttttaattgataattttaatcttatcattcaatattaagttgatattaaaaattaaacttcataatttatttttatttgttttatatagtgttattttGGTCTTATGACCCAAGTGTAACGAGTTAACTAGAGTTGACCCAACtcattttttaagttgaattttattttcaatttcatcctttaacattgagtttattaagaaatggattttataattttttttttttttgctataggGTTATCTTGGTTTCAAGATCTAGATAGCAAAATTGACAGGTTAATCTGAGTTGatctaatatgtttttgttttaatttatttattttattaaaaaaattatcttgatattttttttttaaattatatttttatcgatCATTCAGATTGTCTTTGGACCTGTTAAGTCCACTAGGTCACATGAGGCTAATCCTATGTAGtataagtctttttattttttctaaaaaatatattaacaacacatataaattttttttacagcaaaaaaaaaatgacatgactTGCAACGAAGTGCGTGCTATGATATTGTTAACTAAACTTGATTATGTAAATTGAACCTTCGTTGATAACTAGGAAATGAACATAAATATTACTTGCCATCAAGACGAACTTTCAAGCTTGAAATTTTGAACATGATTGAAGTTAAAGTAAAAGTTACAGGGTTAGTTGTAACTTCAAGGAAAGTCTTTTTGcaattcaattaaatattcCACTCACATttcttgagaaaagaaaagaagagcaaTAGGGCTATAGCTCTCGATCTCTTCTTCTGTGCAGAGTATTTGATTGGAAGGTTCGGAGGGAGGAtgtaattaattgattgattaagAGAATAAGGTtgagattaaagaaaaagaaaataaatggtaGAGTTTCGATAAAGATAGTCGAAGCTGATGATGGAAGAGAAGTCTTCGAGGTTTCAGATTTTGaccatcttttcttttcctttttcttcttcttcttcaccacTGTAATGGCTTTTTCTCTGTCATTTTCCTTTGCTGTAGCTTCTCATAATTAATATTCTCAATCCCCTCTTAAGTTTTATTCTCGAGTgcccattctctctctctctctcccctccctttaaagaaagaggagagagaaacaatTACGAGCTGGTGATAGAAATTAAAACACCATGAAAGGCAACACTACACCCATCATTTTCTTGGGGAATGTTAAAGAAGACTGTAGCAAAACTGTGATAAAGCAGCAAAAAGAAAGGGGGATTCGATTCTCTTCGGGAAATGCTTCCATGCATGACCATGACCAAACCCTCCCTCAATAGCTCCATAACGTATACATTCTTACTTTCTTTCTTCTACTTTCTCTTTTTTACTCCCCCCCTTAATTACAAGATGCCAGCTTCCATGCTCAAACAAGAATTTAAATACATTTCTCTTGTTTCATCCATACATATCAAAACAGTTTCATCCATACGTACGTATTTGAGTGTAAATCTATTTAATATGAATACATGcgtatatatttgatatttaatatttttaatattttttcaagctaAATACAATTCcagacataaaaacaaatagtttctaaacaaaaagtaaaagtaaaaagtaaaaaactagacatcttttcttttttctttcttttggtcCCTCCTGCTATACGAATGGATGAAAGTTATCCGATTATAAATTACTCCATTCTATTGTTCAGTTTGTTCAAGATTGTGTGAATTAATTGAAcatcttaaattttgtttttagcattgTCGGGTGCATACAATTTccttcttaaaatatatttttgttttcggATCCAGATTTTATCCCTGAAGATTAAGTCCAGCAAATAGAACAAGATAAATACTTTATATGAACTGCATGGCTAGCCGCTTGGATATAGATGGCGTGATTAAGTTTCAATACAAAAGATCGAGGTCGATGATGATATAAATATGAAAGTTTAGGTCATGAGAAtacattgatatatatatatatatatatatatatatatgtgtgtgtgtgtgtgtgtgtgtgtgtgtgtgtgtgtgtgtgtgtgtgacgaATATTATTAGaacaaaagtaaaattattttctttcaagtgaactatgaagggaaaaaaaccttGGAAGTTTTTATAAAGGAAAATGTTGTACGTGATGAGTGTTAGGATTTCCATGCACGTGAGGTGGTGGAGATGATAAAAgtctcctcttttcttttgctttttagtCCTCCAATATCTTTTCCCTTGTGCTTCAGAGTGCCCAAAAATGACCATTCATAGTTTTTTCAGCTAAACCTTCTGGCTTCCTTAGGGCACGACCCTTCACTCACTTGTGGGCAAAGCATTATTGTGGTTAGTAActtaattagtaattaatttcTGTTTTCAACAATATGAGCAAAGGATATATAGGAATCAATTTTAGCTTCTCAAATACATGTGTACATAGGTTTTATAGATCCAGCCCAGTTCAAGACCCGGGTTTTGACCAGGTCACccgaatcaatttttaaaaaaaaatcaaaaaaatattgttttagttaaaaaagaagaagaagaagtagtcAATAAATTGCAATCGGATTTTTAACAGGGTCTTACTGGGTCAcaccatgttttttctttccttgttttttttaacccaacTTAGTTCCAATCTCGGGTCCCGGGTCAACCCGCTAACTTTTACAACTATGCATGTATGTGTAGTTAAGGGTAAGAAGAAAATGTAGTTTAACAATGTTATTACTAAGATTAAAGGTGAAAACATCACTTTACCATATCTAGGTGAATTTAATGATATcttcaaataatttgttttctaatgtGTTTTTTGAGCATGTTcttaattaggaaaaaaaaatcatgtggtgAATCATTTAGGAAGGAATATGAGTAAGTTGAttttgttatagttttttttatttagagtctattttattattaatctgCTTTGAGGTTATTTGCTttgtaagtatttttatttctaataatatgtaattttatattCTCTTCTTTGTCTTAGTCATGTTCTTATTGGCTCTAATTGTTGATTAATAAAActcttgtttttcataaaaaaaagaaagatatagtTAAATATTAAGGACAAGACCCAATGTAATTGCAAAAAGTTTTTCATCAtaaggactaaaaaataatttcaataatataCAAGGACCATGgaattttccaaaaataattaattggaaagtaaaaataaaatataaagaaaaatatttttttcaaactaaaataaaattttataaaaaacttcaTTGTATTACCATGATCATCATGCATAATAAAAATGTGATGaaagttatattttaaagtgttttttacttgaaaatatattaaaataaatttttttatttttaacattttttttaacataatacattaaaataatttaaaaatattaaaataaaaataaaataaaaaattaaaatcctaaaCAAATAGTATTTTGACTGTACTCCTACCCATAAAAGGCCCGCGGTCTAACTTTGTAGGCAAgggaccttttctttttttgatagaCAAACAATAAAGAACACCACGTCAGTTTTGTTCTACACAACTGGGCCCACTTATCAATAAATGCTAAGCCCAACTTGTTGATATTCATTTTGGATTGAATAGAATTATTAAAGTCGGTTTGGTTCTGGAACGAGTTTACGAGTTAGATGAATAACTtgagttaattaatttaaaaataataatatttttttgaatatttattttaaaactcaaatcaacttaaattttttttttttttatctcatgaaAGAACAAAGTTCCTTCACTTGATGAGATTTGATGggtttttatattcatatcaAATACTGTTTGAGAATGCTgtgtaaatcatattttataaaaaattttaattttttttattaaaaattaatatttttttttttttttttattgttttgatgtattgatattaaaaataattttaaaaaaataaaaaaaatattttgatgtttttagacattaaaaatatttttaaaaaacatcataactATACTTCCAAACAAGTCTACCGAACACACAAATATTCATTCCGATTAAACTCATTGCCTTCTTGAATTGATTTGTGACATAACCTGTTTTcattcttcattaattttattatttgatgcaTGTATTGTACTTGGAAAGATATAATTCGGTATTgtggtatttgttttttcaatccacggagaaaaaatcatatcattagTTAAATAGTTCTTGGTTATACCGGCTCAACATgcaattacatttaaaattttgattttataaaagttaaaataacatatttttcatcaataaatacttattttttatttattttacatgtaaaaatttattttataataataacttaatcaaacatatttttttaggatgttCAGTATAAGCAATggttctaatattaaaaataaaaaaatttataaaaaaaatattttaatatacttttaattaaataatatttttttttaaacaacatACCCATCATATTACCGTGCACTTAAAGCTCGGGGGCAGTAAGTCGGGGTATGGTTTCTCCCTAATAACTCGAGATGGGTGTTTGCCAGGATGGGCCCGAattatttctcaataaaaagtattttcttattaatacaAATAGAGCCCAATAATAAAAAGCCCAAACATTCCGAGGCCCATAAAAGCAGTTAAAAAACTTCCCGCTCTGTTTTAAAAAAGCCGAGTAAATAGCCTTAcgtctcttttatttttatcttcttcgcCTTCACTCTCtcaaccaaaaattaaaaaaaataaataaaaagagtaaaaactatcaacaattttttctaatttcagtTTCACCCTGACAGAAAAAGATttcaagcattaaaaaaaaaaaaaaaaagacaagaaactaaactaaaatAGGGTTTCATTTCATGGATTCTtctaaaaccaccatcaccaccgcAACAACCACCATCTCCGCCGCCACCACTGTCAGTTTATCAGATTCTCCTCCAGTTCAAGTAACttcattcctttatttttttttatttaattcactcaattttttttttatgtttttttttaaaggaattttGTTTGGTTATTTTACATTTGTGTGCCTTTAAGGATCTGATTGTGATTTTTCTTGGTTCAATTTCAGTGGAAGGGCTTAAAATTAGGGatgcattcttttttttatgctggTGGAGATATGTGAAATTGTTTCTATATAGTaattgatgatcaaatttgaagaTATTTGGTTCATAGGGATTGTAGACTTTGCGATGAGATTTTGGTGTTGTTGTAGGAATAGGTCTTGAAGTGACAATGGTGGTGTTAATGGCTTTCTGATGGAGGGATGTATTGAATATGATGGTTTTTGCAAACATGTATTTGTTTCTCAATCAGGGCATTTAGTTTTGTTCAAGTACAAAGAGTTGTATCGGACCTACCTGTACGTGGATTATGGTTTTTTGATGTATTATGTGCAAATGAAGAACAATCAAAGAGAGAAATGCTGTGGAGGCTGTTATGATTacttacttttattatttttgctgTGTGTTGTGTGGATGAATTGAAATTCTCTTTTGGAACTACAGTTGGTGGAGAGTgtaagattttgattttctcttgttctgcttctttctttctacacttcattttttttttgctgttggATGCTTTGTTGATGTGATGAAAATGGAGGGTTCTCCAGAAAGTGTCCTGTACGTGTTATCATGAACTGTGGATATTCTCaattggacaaaaaaaaaaaactacgaaaGCCAAAAAAGATTGCGGATATCCTGTTTACTTTGTTTCCTATGTTTCTAGGAATCCCCGTTTTCTAATTACGTAAGCAGGCTATCCCCTATTAAGCCTGTCAAGGCTTCGCATGTAGCACAAGGACTCCTAGGAATAAATTCTCCTCCACTTGTCTTCACGTCACCACGGACATTGTCAGACCGCCAAACAAATTTCCCGCGAAGGTTTGAGATGCTTGATTTTGCTGTTCTTACAGTTTTGAATTTATGAGTTAGGGGTTAAAGACTGTTTACGTGGTAAGTTTATATCTTTCCCAGGTTTCAATGTCCTCAGATATCTGGGGCAGAGATATCTAAGAATGATGGTGGAAGCAAGAAATCTGCTGATGGTCCAGAGGACCTGAGGAAATCTAGCACCTATTTGAATAGCAGGCTGATTGTTGATGTCCAGAAAAGCAATAATATCAACAACAACTCTGAACAAGACCAACCTGGCAGCTTCTCAGGGTGCGTTGATGAGTACTTATCTGATCCCGTGGATGTAGATTGTGCATACTCTGTTAATTTGGTAAGCCAAGATGTGAAAAGATCTGACGATGCACATCAGTCATCAGAAAGTAATTTAACCAAATCGAAAATAGCTATACTAGAATCAGATGGCATAATTGATATGGAGACAAAAGGGGATGCGTCTCAGGCCATGCCTGAGCAAGATGGAAAGGATCCTAAGGAGCAGTCAACATCTGAGactaagaaggaaaaaattgaagaggAAGGAAACATTGTTGAACAACCATCTCATGTCTGCCCAAATTTTGTGTCTGACTTGGTTGTGGACCATGCTTCCAGGCAACAACAATGTAACACTTCAGGGGCTCAGGTAATAccagattttgttttcttttgtgaaaCTAGGAGTAAAAGTGTAGAACCCGCGAGCCCTGATGTGAAGAGATGTGAATGTTAGCCTAGTAATTTTTAAGTTAACTATTTACGCTCAACTATTGCGTAAACATTTTCAGGCTGCTCCACATGAAGATTATGGTGAGGATGGGGAAACTGTCTTGCATGGACCTGTTCAACTCATAACACACCATGGTTCAGAGGTATGAATCAGTCTATCTTAAAAGTCATCTTCAAAGTTGGCGTCCTAAGAGCAGAGTGGCTGATGAATCATGTGTATTTCAAATGAGATTTTTCAATTCATCGCTCAGTTAAAATTATAGCTACTGAGAagttattatgaaaaaaagcaCCCTATCAAGTAGCATGCTTTATTTGGGTGGGGCTTCCTGATCACATATTTAGGAACCACTTTATCAAGTAGCATTCCTATGAATCACGTTTTAGTTCATTGGCCCTCACCTTAATAATAAGGATAAGTTAAATTTATGAAGCTTGCAAATCTCTAACAGTTTAGGAGTTATACGTGTGGATGGTCATCTAGAAAAAACTGACGAGGGGAAATTGTGGtgattcttgtgttttttaagtGAAGTGGGAGAAAATTTTTTCCACAGATAGTCTATGCCATTTAAGGTTTTGGACTTGCTGTGCTATTCTTCTGCTTATTTGAGTCCATATGATGACTTCTCTACTCATTTCTTTATCTATTCTTGCATGATAAAAACACGCACCAATACGCACTCATGGTTTATGTAATTTATAGGTTATGCCTCTTAATGGAAGTCAGGTGCATTTTCACACATCCACCGTGAAACGAGTGGCACTCGTTATTTCTTTTGCAATCACATTTTAgcaggattttaatttttgagtagagtgatttcaatattaaatatagGTCAGTCAGCTCCATCGTGGCATGAGTAGACGCTGCCTTCAGTTTGAAGAAGCTCAACAGAAAACTCCTATGGATGGCACATATTCTCTTGATTCAGCAATCACTATAATTGGTTCAATATCATCTTCTTCCAATACAGAATTGGAGATTTTGGATTCATCGCAGGTGGAGTTACCTAGCTCTTCCAGCAAGAAGCAAACTATGTTTGTGTCCAAGCCATCCGGTTTTGGCTTGCATCTCAATAGCATTGTCAACACTTTGCCAATAGGATGCAGTGCATCAGAACCTATCATGAGCCACCATTCAGCTGGGTACAAAATTAGTTGCTCCAAACTACCCAATTTAGTTGAAAGAGTCTCTTCAACTGCGGGAGATGATGTGCTCCAAACTAAGGCTTCACTTGCCACAGGCTCTGCCATTTCCGAGTCTCCTCACACCAAGGAAACTTTAAATAAGTTGCAGCCACCTAAGCATCAGATAACCCTACACAATAATAGGAGATTTAGCTCAGAGCATGCTGACAATTTTGAGGAGTTTAACCAATCAAGCCCCAAGAAGAAAAGGCAAGATTAtgtgatagtttttatattcaacttttgttttcttctccctctctctccctctctccctctctatgtatgtatgtatgttagcTGCACCACTGAGCTTTTTATGATCTCCAGGAAGAAAGTATCAAGCACTGATGGTGATGGTTGCAAACGTTGTAACTGTAAGAAGACTAGATGTTTGAAACGGTGAGTGATTTCAAGTTTTCTTGGTAATAGTCATATTCacatatttgtaatttttttaatttgctaatcttttgtttttttaactctctACTATTTGGCCAGATATTGTGATTGTTTTGCGGCCGGAATCTATTGTGCCGAAACTTGTGCTTGCCAAGGGTGCTTTAACAGGCCTGAATACGAGGATACTGTTCTTGAAGCACGTCAACAAAAAGAATCGCATAATCCACTTGCTTTTGCTCCGAAGATTGTACAGCATGTGACTGAGTTTCATGCAATCAATGTGGTACCAAGCCCTCATTTGGTTTTTTAGCAATTCATTTTTTGACTGGGAAATTTGGTAATCATGTCTGCTTATCACA is a genomic window of Populus alba chromosome 18, ASM523922v2, whole genome shotgun sequence containing:
- the LOC118051210 gene encoding CRC domain-containing protein TSO1 isoform X2; translated protein: MDSSKTTITTATTTISAATTVSLSDSPPVQESPFSNYVSRLSPIKPVKASHVAQGLLGINSPPLVFTSPRTLSDRQTNFPRRFQCPQISGAEISKNDGGSKKSADGPEDLRKSSTYLNSRLIVDVQKSNNINNNSEQDQPGSFSGCVDEYLSDPVDVDCAYSVNLVSQDVKRSDDAHQSSESNLTKSKIAILESDGIIDMETKGDASQAMPEQDGKDPKEQSTSETKKEKIEEEGNIVEQPSHVCPNFVSDLVVDHASRQQQCNTSGAQAAPHEDYGEDGETVLHGPVQLITHHGSEVSQLHRGMSRRCLQFEEAQQKTPMDGTYSLDSAITIIGSISSSSNTELEILDSSQVELPSSSSKKQTMFVSKPSGFGLHLNSIVNTLPIGCSASEPIMSHHSAGYKISCSKLPNLVERVSSTAGDDVLQTKASLATGSAISESPHTKETLNKLQPPKHQITLHNNRRFSSEHADNFEEFNQSSPKKKRKKVSSTDGDGCKRCNCKKTRCLKRYCDCFAAGIYCAETCACQGCFNRPEYEDTVLEARQQKESHNPLAFAPKIVQHVTEFHAINVEDAGLFTPSSGRHKTGCNCKRSMCVKKYCECYQANVGCSNACRCEGCKNIHGRKEEYGMTGEIVSNRANEERLESMADNKFKMIANNKFLQAELYDPRSLTPPTPSFEYSSSFFLAMERRQQNPDSFLVGMFYRPSLIFPCCHLMQNPQVLLAIHMAMTCFAKLVKPWT
- the LOC118051211 gene encoding RNA-binding protein involved in heterochromatin assembly dri1; protein product: MSRPGDWNCRSCQHLNFQRRDSCQRCGDPRPGERDHYGSFGGRSGGSFGFTGPDVRPGDWYCSVGNCGAHNFASRSSCFKCGMSKDESSGGGLDADISWMRGYGFGGGSASSRSNWKSGDWICTRSGCNEHNFASRTECYRCNAPRESGSNKSSY
- the LOC118051210 gene encoding CRC domain-containing protein TSO1 isoform X1, with translation MDSSKTTITTATTTISAATTVSLSDSPPVQESPFSNYVSRLSPIKPVKASHVAQGLLGINSPPLVFTSPRTLSDRQTNFPRRFQCPQISGAEISKNDGGSKKSADGPEDLRKSSTYLNSRLIVDVQKSNNINNNSEQDQPGSFSGCVDEYLSDPVDVDCAYSVNLVSQDVKRSDDAHQSSESNLTKSKIAILESDGIIDMETKGDASQAMPEQDGKDPKEQSTSETKKEKIEEEGNIVEQPSHVCPNFVSDLVVDHASRQQQCNTSGAQAAPHEDYGEDGETVLHGPVQLITHHGSEVSQLHRGMSRRCLQFEEAQQKTPMDGTYSLDSAITIIGSISSSSNTELEILDSSQVELPSSSSKKQTMFVSKPSGFGLHLNSIVNTLPIGCSASEPIMSHHSAGYKISCSKLPNLVERVSSTAGDDVLQTKASLATGSAISESPHTKETLNKLQPPKHQITLHNNRRFSSEHADNFEEFNQSSPKKKRKKVSSTDGDGCKRCNCKKTRCLKRYCDCFAAGIYCAETCACQGCFNRPEYEDTVLEARQQKESHNPLAFAPKIVQHVTEFHAINVEDAGLFTPSSGRHKTGCNCKRSMCVKKYCECYQANVGCSNACRCEGCKNIHGRKEEYGMTGEIVSNRANEERLESMADNKFKMIANNKFLQAELYDPRSLTPPTPSFEYSSHGKEAAKSRLLPGRYVLSSEPDFSMLPSYAKSTSSPSNSHGNDMLRKTSKTLDVVSHSQELDYNITETMGQFSPRFDELADFSDHTPLPNPSPIIMASSSSKTRDAAIVSQLCLYPGSGCISSGGSLQWRSSPITPMTRLGETKTQALDSGCGLYDILEDDTPEIFKESPTPVTSVKASSPHKKRVSPPRGHFQEFQSISSASLKSGRKFVLKSVPSFPPLTPCIDPKDRTQQKY